One genomic region from Quercus robur chromosome 4, dhQueRobu3.1, whole genome shotgun sequence encodes:
- the LOC126721307 gene encoding guanine nucleotide exchange factor SPIKE 1-like, with protein MQPQGTPENGYLWQRVNSQLSSPSRPYSLREALAQAQSSRIGASAQALRESLHPILRQKIGTELWEENLSASVNLQVLEITEKFSMMAASHSISTYYGKLDCITAILMSFFSRNQPVSFWKALFSVFNNVFDLHGGTLMARENDRFLKQVTFHLLRLAVFRNESVRKRAVIGLQILVKSSFYCFMQTARLRVMLIITLSELMSDVQVTQLKPDGTLEESGEARRLRKSLEEMSDEAKRPNLLRECGLSDSALVTIPERSEENRWSWSEVKYLSDSLLLALDGSLEHALLGSVMTMDRYAASESFYKLAMAFAPVPDLHIMWLLHLCDAHQEMQSWAEAAQCAVAVAAVVMQALVARNDGVWSKDHVTALRKICPMVSNEITSEASAAEVEGYGASKLTVDSAVKYLQLANKLFSQAELYHFCASILELVIPVYKSRRAYGQLAKCHTLLTTIYESILEQESSPIPFTDATYYRVGFYGDRFGKLDRKEYVYREPRDVRLGDIMEKLSHIYESRMDGNHT; from the exons ATGCAGCCTCAGGGAACACCTGAAAATGGTTATTTATGGCAGAGAGTGAATTCCCAATTAAGCTCCCCTAGCCGGCCATATTCCTTGAGAGAAGCTCTGGCTCAGGCACAGTCTTCTAGGATTGGAGCTTCTGCACAAGCACTTCGAGAATCTTTGCACCCGATATTGAGACAAAAAATTGGTACA GAGCTTTGGGAAGAAAACTTGAGTGCTTCTGTCAATCTCCAGGTTTTGGAAATAACAGAGAAATTTTCCATGATGGCTGCCTCCCATAGCATCTCTACTTACTATGGAAAACTTGATTGTATCACAGCCATATTAATGAGCTTCTTTTCCCGAAATCAACCTGTGTCTTTCTGGAAAGCTTTGTTTTCTGTCTTCAACAATGTCTTTGATCTTCATGGAGGAACTCTAATGGCAAGGGAAAATGATCGTTTCTTAAAGCAAGTGACTTTCCATCTACTTCGACTTGCAGTTTTCCGAAATGAAAGCGTCAGGAAAAGGGCTGTTATTGGGCTCCAGATACTTGTGAAG AGTTCCTTCTATTGCTTCATGCAGACAGCAAGGTTAAGGGTCATGCTGATTATCACATTATCAGAGCTGATGTCTGATGTGCAAGTGACTCAGTTGAAGCCTGACGGAACGCTAGAGGAAAGTGGTGAAGCACGACGGCTTAGAAAGTCTTTGGAGGAAATGTCAGATGAAGCTAAAAGGCCCAACCTATTGAGGGAGTGTGGACTTTCTGATAGTGCTCTGGTAACAATTCCAGAAAGATCGGAAGAGAACAGGTGGTCCTGGTCAGAGGTGAAATATCTCTCTGATAGTCTTCTTCTTGCCCTTGATGGAAGCTTGGAGCATGCACTATTG GGATCTGTGATGACTATGGATAGATATGCAGCTTCTGAAAGTTTCTACAAACTTGCAATGGCATTCGCGCCCGTCCCAGATCTTCACATAATGTGGTTGCTACATTTATGTGATGCACATCAGGAAATGCAGTCTTGGGCTGAAGCTGCCCAGTGTGCTGTGGCTGTTGCTGCTGTTGTGATGCAG GCCCTTGTGGCTAGAAATGATGGTGTTTGGAGCAAGGATCACGTAACTGCTCTTCGTAAAATTTGCCCAATGGTGAGCAATGAGATCACATCAGAGGCTTCTGCTGCTGAGGTAGAGGGATATGGTGCTTCAAAGCTCACAGTTGACTCTGCAGTGAAGTACCTTCAGCTTGCTAATAAGCTTTTCTCTCAAGCTGAGCTCTATCACTTCTGTGCCAGCATTCTTGAGCTTGTAATTCCAGTTTATAAAAGCAGGAGGGCATATGGGCAGCTGGCTAAATGTCACACATTACTCACTACTATCTATGAATCAATTCTTGAGCAGGAATCAAGCCCAATTCCATTCACTGATGCCACATACTATCGGGTGGGATTCTATGGTGATAGATTTGGGAAGCTTGATAGAAAGGAGTATGTATACCGGGAGCCCCGTGACGTTCGGCTAGGTGACATAATGGAGAAACTTAGTCATATATATGAGTCTAGGATGGATGGCAATCACACTTGA